One Salvia splendens isolate huo1 chromosome 1, SspV2, whole genome shotgun sequence genomic window, CTGTGGTGAAGTCATAGTCGAAGACAGCATAGCGACAGTCGTCATCGGGCAAGCACTTGCAGAAATCCTCGTAGCTTTCGCCCTGGCCCCCGATCTTGTCTACCACCACTTTGTCGAGGCCATCATCCAGCTTGAAGATCACATATCTGTGGTTTCTTCTGGCTTTTAGCTCCAAGAATGTCAGTTTGCATTCGTCGTGCACAGCAATTCCGGAGGCTGAGTTGGCCTGCAATGAAGATTGAGGAAATGCAGGAAACAAGCAATGTTGTGACAGTTTCATCTCTTACTTATAATGTTCAAAATCTTGACCAATATTTTCCATGCCTCACTTTTGCACATTTTGGTGGATTAATCAAAATGATCTAAATGTCATAAAAACAGAACTACAAAATGTGTTAAGGAAAAAACAAGCAGTTTTCATGATATTTCATCTCAAGAATCAAGATTAATGGATGCAAACAGAATAGAAATGGAAGATGAAAGGATGAACAAAATCATGAATGAGTTGCACCAAAGAAACATACCATGTTGTGTCTGTGTGTAATGAGAGAAAGGGAGTTGGAATGAAGATGGAAGTGATCAAATGGGAAATCGAGGCAGAGATGAATAGATAATGAAAAATGGTCCTTGTTTTTTTGTTAAAGAAGTTGACGAAATATTCAGAGGATGGGGAGATTTTTTAGCTGCGTTTTTAGGAAAATTAAAGGTGCATATCTCTCATCTTGCCTATTTTTTAGGATCATCATTTTTCACTCTCATCTTGCCTATTTTTTAGGATCATCATTTTTCACATCCAACAGCAGtatcttttaattattttcaacaGCCTCAAAATTCTAagtagggctgacaattttttatACCGATAATAAGATATGAATTTGGACGAAAATAATGAATTTGGGTCAAGCTTTATTGGATTTTGAACTTTAACgggtcgacccaataagaaTCAGATGATTTCATGTTTGGTTCAGGTTATACGatgagaaataaaattattattatcaattaaaaaaattgctaagtttattttattacttAGATTTAAATCATGTTAAAGTTTTA contains:
- the LOC121751084 gene encoding actin-depolymerizing factor 1-like — its product is MANSASGIAVHDECKLTFLELKARRNHRYVIFKLDDGLDKVVVDKIGGQGESYEDFCKCLPDDDCRYAVFDYDFTTDENCHKSKIFFFAWSPDVAKVRTKMLYASSKDRFKRELDGIQVELQATDPSEMSWDILKARAL